The Amblyomma americanum isolate KBUSLIRL-KWMA chromosome 3, ASM5285725v1, whole genome shotgun sequence genome window below encodes:
- the LOC144122968 gene encoding uncharacterized protein LOC144122968, producing MARELLRAAVQSSTPALWTTQEQVAFLRYDQCVNALALRAMNVSIERPRDKETPEYYFWLQGARTAYDALSASYAAERRASNWHSFWLAAQRTFFRRMCLLSCRPQLELPLPEDQKPEPVNFKSGAAVPARVTCLLPLLNMPEFSAAFECGHTAPACTVT from the exons ATGGCTCGGGAACTCCTCCGAGCAGCAGTGCAAAGCAGCACGCCAGCTTTGTGGACGACTCAAGAGCAG GTGGCTTTCCTGCGCTACGACCAATGCGTGAACGCTCTGGCGCTCAGGGCGATGAACGTGAGCATAGAGAGGCCTCGGGACAAGGAGACGCCCGAGTACTACTTCTGGCTGCAGGGGGCGCGCACCGCCTACGACGCCCTGAGCGCCTCGTACGCGGCCGAGCGGAGGGCCTCCAACTGGCACAGCTTCTGGCTGGCGGCGCAGAGAACCTTCTTCCGGCGCATGTGCCTGCTCTCGTGCAGGCCGCAGCTCGAACTTCCGCTGCCCGAAGACCAGAAGCCGGAGCCGGTCAACTTCAAGTCGGGGGCGGCCGTGCCAGCGCGAGTCACCTGCCTACTGCCGCTGCTCAACATGCCCGAGTTCTCGGCGGCGTTCGAATGTGGCCACACGGCGCCCGCGTGTACGGTCACGTGA